In one window of Porites lutea chromosome 8, jaPorLute2.1, whole genome shotgun sequence DNA:
- the LOC140945684 gene encoding mitochondrial uncoupling protein 4-like: MAEGINSFAYKYCLSSLAATVAETVTFPLDITKTRLQIQGERASTVSSTTATNVPYRGMVRTAVGIVEEEGLVNLWSGVTPAILRHVVYTGSRMTAYEFLRNKVLRRNADGRFSLWKSVIAGMMAGAFGQFIASPTDLVKVQMQMEGKRVLIEGRQPRVHNTKHAFLNIINKHGVRGLWKGWAPNVQRAALVNMGDLTTYDTVKHLLLNHTSLQDNWVTHTISSGCAGLIAATISTPADVVKTRIMNNPKVYRGSLDCFMCAVREEGFLSLYKGWLPTWSRMAPWSLTFWLVYERIRNLTGMAGF, translated from the exons tGACCTTTCCTCTCGATATCACCAAGACCCGTCTTCAGATTCAAGGAGAAAGGGCATCAACTGTTTCTTCCACAACGGCAACAAATGTTCCTTACCGGGGTATGGTAAGGACAGCAGTGGGTATAG TTGAGGAGGAAGGATTGGTTAATCTCTGGAGTGGTGTTACACCTGCAATATTAAGACATGTTG TTTACACTGGTTCAAGAATGACTGCATATGAATTTTTGCGGAACAAAGTTTTACGAAGAAATGCTGATGGGAGATTTTCTTTATG GAAATCAGTAATAGCAGGGATGATGGCTGGTGCATTTGGACAGTTTATTGCCAGTCCAACTGATCTAGTCAAGGTTCAGATGCAGATGGAAGGCAAGAGAGTTCTTATAGAAGGGAGACAACCTAG GGTTCATAACACTAAACATGCTTTTTTAAACATCATCAATAAACATGGAGTGCGAGGTCTTTGGAAAGGATGGGCTCCCAATGTACAAAGAGCAGCTCTAGTAAACATGGGAG ATTTGACAACTTATGATACTGTAAAACATTTACTACTCAATCACACAAGTTTACAAGACAATTGGGTCACTCACACAATTTCAAG tGGTTGTGCAGGGCTGATTGCTGCAACCATCAGTACTCCAGCAGACGTtgtaaaaacaagaattatGAATAACCCAAAAGTGTACAGAGGGAGTCTTGACTGCTTCATGTGTGCT GTTCGAGAGGAAGGGTTTTTATCCTTGTACAAGGGATGGCTTCCAACATGGAGTAGAATG gctCCATGGTCACTCACATTCTGGCTTGTGTACGAAAGAATTCGAAACCTTACAGGAATGGCAGGATTTTAA
- the LOC140945679 gene encoding transducin beta-like protein 3 isoform X3, with protein MTNIKKPRPDTLLKTNFEVSSKIDAFYTGGKVQFSSEEDHLLCTCNDKIQVIHVKSGKVVQTLQEEGDVVSCFALSPDDKFCVTASKSLLLRQWDWMNGTQIRTWKAVHRAPIASMTFDSTSTLLATGSSDSTVKVWDIIKQYYTHNFKGSSGVVSLVCFHPNAQLLHLFSASDDCKIRIWDLKTSRCLAVLESHYSVVTSLAFSHCGQYVVSSSRDNVLNMWNLSNKKLLRTVPAFEGVESVVMLPIGIDCPGCDDKSIEYFITAGSKGQLRVWKFSDGKCVFSKTVLHAKNNKNKESSKDESGQQIVHATLCRTLGMIAVVTFDHNIVLHELASLTRTKQFVGYNDEILDLSFVGADENHLAVATNSSQLRIYDLTTMNCQLLEGHTDTILSLEVNNNGNRLVTGSKDNTIRIWKMTSETEFKCVAVGVGHTHAVATVAWSRLNSSFVASGSQDNTIKIWNVPSVVDNDVPVKMTVKFTEKAHDRDINSITVSPNDKLLATGSQDKTARIWVIASGSSLGTLRGHKKGVWCVKFSPVDQCLATSSADSTIKIWALSDLTCVKTFEGHTSSVLRICFITRGMQLISSGSEGLLKLWTIKTNECIKTFDQHLDKVWSIAVNKSQDQIVSGGADSVINVWKDVSETEKEEAQAALEENVLKQQELSNLISSKKYLEAIALAITLNQPFRVLSIIKDVLLVQNGLEELTKAVTSFREDQLDVILRFLVEWNTNSKNCHVAQTVLSIILKNKTPYELMNRPNMKETVEALIPYSGLFFVHSNCFSTCLYSQGFC; from the exons ATGACTAATATAAAGAAACCTCGTCCTGACACTCTCCTCAAGACAAA TTTCGAAGTTTCGTCCAAAATCGATGCATTTTACACTGGGGGCAAAGTTCAG TTTTCCTCTGAAGAAGATCACTTATTATGTACCTGCAATGACAAGATTCAGGTCATTCACGTCAAATCTGGAAAAGTTGTACAAACATTACAGGAG GAAGGCGATGTTGTGAGTTGCTTTGCTTTAAGCCCTGATGACAAG TTCTGTGTCACTGCCAGCAAAAGTTTGTTGTTACGACAGTGGGACTGGATGAATGGAACACAGATAAGAACTTGGAAG GCAGTTCACAGAGCTCCTATAGCATCCATGACGTTTGACTCAACATCAACACTATTAGCAACAG GTTCAAGTGACAGTACAGTCAAAGTTTGGGATATTATAAAACAGTACTATACACATAACTTTAAAGGCTCCTCTGGTGTGGTAAG CTTAGTTTGTTTTCATCCCAATGCACAACTTCTCCACCTTTTTTCCGCGTCAGATGATTGTAAAATACGAATCTGGGATCTTAAGACAAGCAG GTGTCTTGCTGTGTTAGAGAGTCATTACAGTGTGGTAACATCTCTTGCATTCTCTCACTGTGGACAGTATGTGGTCAG CTCAAGTAGAGACAACGTTTTAAACATGTGGAATTTATCTAACAAAAAACTTTTGAGGACAGTCCCTGCTTTTGAG GGAGTTGAGTCAGTTGTTATGCTACCCATTGGAATAGACTGTCCTGGGTGTGATGATAAAAGTATAGAATACTTCATTACTGCAGGAAGCAAAG GCCAGCTAAGGGTCTGGAAGTTTTCAGATGGCAAGTGTGTGTTTAGTAAAACAGTTCTACAtgctaaaaataacaaaaacaaagagagcAGCAAAGATGAGAGTGGACAGCAGATTGTACATGCCACTCTATGCCGCACCTTGGGAATGATTGCAGTGGTAACCTTTGATCATAACATTGTACTTCATGAGCTTGCATCTCTCACAAGAACTAAACAG TTTGTAGGATACAACGATGAAATACTGGACCTATCTTTTGTTGGTGCAGATGAGAACCATTTAGCTGTAGCTACTAACAGCAGTCAACTAAGAATTTATGACTTAACAACCATGAACTGCCAGTTATTAGAAGGACATACAGACACTATTTTGTCTTTAGAGGTCAACAACAATGGCAATAGACTGGTTACTGGCTCAAAG gATAATACAATTCGGATTTGGAAGATGACAAGTGAAACTGAGTTTAAGTGTGTTGCTGTTGGAGTGGGGCATACCCATGCTGTGGCTACTGTTGCATGGTCCAG GCTTAACAGCAGCTTTGTTGCAAGTGGGAGCCAGGATAATACAATCAAGATATGGAATGTGCCTTCCGTTGTGGACAAC GATGTGCCAGTCAAGATGACAGTTAAATTCACTGAAAAGGCACATGATAGG GATATCAATTCCATTACAGTTTCACCTAATGACAAGCTCCTTGCAACTGGTTCACAAGATAAAACTGCAAGG ATATGGGTTATAGCAAGTGGTTCATCGTTAGGAACTTTACGTGGTCACAAGAAAGGTGTTTGGTGCGTAAAATTCTCACCTGTGGATCAGTGCCTAGCCACATCATCTGCTGATTCCACTATCAAGATATGGGCCTTGTCTGATCTGACATGTGTCAAGACATTTGAGGGACACACAAGTTCAGTTTTAAGGATATGCTTTATAACCAGAGGGATGCAGCTTATATCAAG TGGCTCTGAGGGTCTTCTCAAGTTATGGACAATAAAAACCAATGAATGCATCAAGACATTTGATCAGCATTTAGATAAG GTCTGGAGCATAGCAGTTAATAAAAGTCAAGATCAAATTGTTTCGGGAGGTGCTGATTCAGTGATTAACGTCTGGAAG GATGTGAGTGAAACTGAAAAGGAAGAGGCACAAGCTGCATTAGAAGAGAATGTGCTAAA ACAGCAAGAGTTGTCCAATCTCATCAGTAGTAAGAAATACCTTGAGGCTATAGCTTTGGCTATTACACTCAACCAGCCTTTTAGAGTTCTTAGCATCATTAAAG ATGTTCTTCTTGTTCAGAATGGATTGGAAGAATTAACAAAGGCTGTTACATCTTTTAGGGAAGATCAGCTTG ATGTCATCTTAAGGTTTCTTGTGGAATGGAATACCAACTCCAAGAATTGCCATGTTGCCCAGACAG ttctGTCAATTATTCTAAAAAACAAGACACCATATGAGTTGATGAACAGGCCAAATATGAAAGAGACTGTGGAGGCTCTCATCCCTTACagtggtttgttttttgttcacagtaA TTGTTTTTCCACTTGTTTGTACAGCCAAGGGTTTTGCTAG
- the LOC140945679 gene encoding transducin beta-like protein 3 isoform X1 yields MTNIKKPRPDTLLKTNFEVSSKIDAFYTGGKVQFSSEEDHLLCTCNDKIQVIHVKSGKVVQTLQEEGDVVSCFALSPDDKFCVTASKSLLLRQWDWMNGTQIRTWKAVHRAPIASMTFDSTSTLLATGSSDSTVKVWDIIKQYYTHNFKGSSGVVSLVCFHPNAQLLHLFSASDDCKIRIWDLKTSRCLAVLESHYSVVTSLAFSHCGQYVVSSSRDNVLNMWNLSNKKLLRTVPAFEGVESVVMLPIGIDCPGCDDKSIEYFITAGSKGQLRVWKFSDGKCVFSKTVLHAKNNKNKESSKDESGQQIVHATLCRTLGMIAVVTFDHNIVLHELASLTRTKQFVGYNDEILDLSFVGADENHLAVATNSSQLRIYDLTTMNCQLLEGHTDTILSLEVNNNGNRLVTGSKDNTIRIWKMTSETEFKCVAVGVGHTHAVATVAWSRLNSSFVASGSQDNTIKIWNVPSVVDNDVPVKMTVKFTEKAHDRDINSITVSPNDKLLATGSQDKTARIWVIASGSSLGTLRGHKKGVWCVKFSPVDQCLATSSADSTIKIWALSDLTCVKTFEGHTSSVLRICFITRGMQLISSGSEGLLKLWTIKTNECIKTFDQHLDKVWSIAVNKSQDQIVSGGADSVINVWKDVSETEKEEAQAALEENVLKQQELSNLISSKKYLEAIALAITLNQPFRVLSIIKDVLLVQNGLEELTKAVTSFREDQLDVILRFLVEWNTNSKNCHVAQTVLSIILKNKTPYELMNRPNMKETVEALIPYSEKHFQRMNRLLQQMEFIEYTWQSMKLSAPLTSLPQSIGEPSQAVSTSSGAEDCRLTRSTDNSPEDHQTSENIDLPSSPVEVNYTNGRHTEETSEEEEEMNREHMADVEGETEIRVMTKRKKTKKLHEEVPQERKKAKHKIQQKKTKTMKTESKKEQHKKKRKTKTA; encoded by the exons ATGACTAATATAAAGAAACCTCGTCCTGACACTCTCCTCAAGACAAA TTTCGAAGTTTCGTCCAAAATCGATGCATTTTACACTGGGGGCAAAGTTCAG TTTTCCTCTGAAGAAGATCACTTATTATGTACCTGCAATGACAAGATTCAGGTCATTCACGTCAAATCTGGAAAAGTTGTACAAACATTACAGGAG GAAGGCGATGTTGTGAGTTGCTTTGCTTTAAGCCCTGATGACAAG TTCTGTGTCACTGCCAGCAAAAGTTTGTTGTTACGACAGTGGGACTGGATGAATGGAACACAGATAAGAACTTGGAAG GCAGTTCACAGAGCTCCTATAGCATCCATGACGTTTGACTCAACATCAACACTATTAGCAACAG GTTCAAGTGACAGTACAGTCAAAGTTTGGGATATTATAAAACAGTACTATACACATAACTTTAAAGGCTCCTCTGGTGTGGTAAG CTTAGTTTGTTTTCATCCCAATGCACAACTTCTCCACCTTTTTTCCGCGTCAGATGATTGTAAAATACGAATCTGGGATCTTAAGACAAGCAG GTGTCTTGCTGTGTTAGAGAGTCATTACAGTGTGGTAACATCTCTTGCATTCTCTCACTGTGGACAGTATGTGGTCAG CTCAAGTAGAGACAACGTTTTAAACATGTGGAATTTATCTAACAAAAAACTTTTGAGGACAGTCCCTGCTTTTGAG GGAGTTGAGTCAGTTGTTATGCTACCCATTGGAATAGACTGTCCTGGGTGTGATGATAAAAGTATAGAATACTTCATTACTGCAGGAAGCAAAG GCCAGCTAAGGGTCTGGAAGTTTTCAGATGGCAAGTGTGTGTTTAGTAAAACAGTTCTACAtgctaaaaataacaaaaacaaagagagcAGCAAAGATGAGAGTGGACAGCAGATTGTACATGCCACTCTATGCCGCACCTTGGGAATGATTGCAGTGGTAACCTTTGATCATAACATTGTACTTCATGAGCTTGCATCTCTCACAAGAACTAAACAG TTTGTAGGATACAACGATGAAATACTGGACCTATCTTTTGTTGGTGCAGATGAGAACCATTTAGCTGTAGCTACTAACAGCAGTCAACTAAGAATTTATGACTTAACAACCATGAACTGCCAGTTATTAGAAGGACATACAGACACTATTTTGTCTTTAGAGGTCAACAACAATGGCAATAGACTGGTTACTGGCTCAAAG gATAATACAATTCGGATTTGGAAGATGACAAGTGAAACTGAGTTTAAGTGTGTTGCTGTTGGAGTGGGGCATACCCATGCTGTGGCTACTGTTGCATGGTCCAG GCTTAACAGCAGCTTTGTTGCAAGTGGGAGCCAGGATAATACAATCAAGATATGGAATGTGCCTTCCGTTGTGGACAAC GATGTGCCAGTCAAGATGACAGTTAAATTCACTGAAAAGGCACATGATAGG GATATCAATTCCATTACAGTTTCACCTAATGACAAGCTCCTTGCAACTGGTTCACAAGATAAAACTGCAAGG ATATGGGTTATAGCAAGTGGTTCATCGTTAGGAACTTTACGTGGTCACAAGAAAGGTGTTTGGTGCGTAAAATTCTCACCTGTGGATCAGTGCCTAGCCACATCATCTGCTGATTCCACTATCAAGATATGGGCCTTGTCTGATCTGACATGTGTCAAGACATTTGAGGGACACACAAGTTCAGTTTTAAGGATATGCTTTATAACCAGAGGGATGCAGCTTATATCAAG TGGCTCTGAGGGTCTTCTCAAGTTATGGACAATAAAAACCAATGAATGCATCAAGACATTTGATCAGCATTTAGATAAG GTCTGGAGCATAGCAGTTAATAAAAGTCAAGATCAAATTGTTTCGGGAGGTGCTGATTCAGTGATTAACGTCTGGAAG GATGTGAGTGAAACTGAAAAGGAAGAGGCACAAGCTGCATTAGAAGAGAATGTGCTAAA ACAGCAAGAGTTGTCCAATCTCATCAGTAGTAAGAAATACCTTGAGGCTATAGCTTTGGCTATTACACTCAACCAGCCTTTTAGAGTTCTTAGCATCATTAAAG ATGTTCTTCTTGTTCAGAATGGATTGGAAGAATTAACAAAGGCTGTTACATCTTTTAGGGAAGATCAGCTTG ATGTCATCTTAAGGTTTCTTGTGGAATGGAATACCAACTCCAAGAATTGCCATGTTGCCCAGACAG ttctGTCAATTATTCTAAAAAACAAGACACCATATGAGTTGATGAACAGGCCAAATATGAAAGAGACTGTGGAGGCTCTCATCCCTTACagtg AAAAGCACTTTCAAAGGATGAATCGGCTTTTACAG cAAATGGAGTTCATTGAGTACACCTGGCAATCAATGAAGCTTTCAGCTCCTCTCACCAGTCTCCCTCA GAGCATTGGAGAACCATCACAAGCTGTATCTACTAGCAGTGGTGCTGAGGACTGCAGACTAACCAGGAGTACTGATAACTCACCGGAGGATCATCAGACATCTGAAAACATTGATTTACCATCCTCTCCAGTGGAAGTAAACTACACAAATGGCAGACATACTGAGGAAACCtcagaagaagaagaggaaatgaATAGAGAACACATGGCTGATGTTGAAGGAGAAACAGAGATACGTGTCATGACAAAGcgcaagaaaacaaagaagcttCATGAG GAGGTTCCACAAGAAAGGAAGAAAGCCAAACataaaatacagcaaaaaaagacaaagacaatGAAAACTGAAAGCAAGAAAGaacagcacaagaaaaagcgaaaaacaaaaactgcctaA
- the LOC140945679 gene encoding transducin beta-like protein 3 isoform X2: protein MTNIKKPRPDTLLKTNFEVSSKIDAFYTGGKVQFSSEEDHLLCTCNDKIQVIHVKSGKVVQTLQEEGDVVSCFALSPDDKFCVTASKSLLLRQWDWMNGTQIRTWKAVHRAPIASMTFDSTSTLLATGSSDSTVKVWDIIKQYYTHNFKGSSGVVSLVCFHPNAQLLHLFSASDDCKIRIWDLKTSRCLAVLESHYSVVTSLAFSHCGQYVVSSSRDNVLNMWNLSNKKLLRTVPAFEGVESVVMLPIGIDCPGCDDKSIEYFITAGSKGQLRVWKFSDGKCVFSKTVLHAKNNKNKESSKDESGQQIVHATLCRTLGMIAVVTFDHNIVLHELASLTRTKQFVGYNDEILDLSFVGADENHLAVATNSSQLRIYDLTTMNCQLLEGHTDTILSLEVNNNGNRLVTGSKDNTIRIWKMTSETEFKCVAVGVGHTHAVATVAWSRLNSSFVASGSQDNTIKIWNVPSVVDNDVPVKMTVKFTEKAHDRDINSITVSPNDKLLATGSQDKTARIWVIASGSSLGTLRGHKKGVWCVKFSPVDQCLATSSADSTIKIWALSDLTCVKTFEGHTSSVLRICFITRGMQLISSGSEGLLKLWTIKTNECIKTFDQHLDKVWSIAVNKSQDQIVSGGADSVINVWKDVSETEKEEAQAALEENVLKQQELSNLISSKKYLEAIALAITLNQPFRVLSIIKDVLLVQNGLEELTKAVTSFREDQLDVILRFLVEWNTNSKNCHVAQTEKHFQRMNRLLQQMEFIEYTWQSMKLSAPLTSLPQSIGEPSQAVSTSSGAEDCRLTRSTDNSPEDHQTSENIDLPSSPVEVNYTNGRHTEETSEEEEEMNREHMADVEGETEIRVMTKRKKTKKLHEEVPQERKKAKHKIQQKKTKTMKTESKKEQHKKKRKTKTA, encoded by the exons ATGACTAATATAAAGAAACCTCGTCCTGACACTCTCCTCAAGACAAA TTTCGAAGTTTCGTCCAAAATCGATGCATTTTACACTGGGGGCAAAGTTCAG TTTTCCTCTGAAGAAGATCACTTATTATGTACCTGCAATGACAAGATTCAGGTCATTCACGTCAAATCTGGAAAAGTTGTACAAACATTACAGGAG GAAGGCGATGTTGTGAGTTGCTTTGCTTTAAGCCCTGATGACAAG TTCTGTGTCACTGCCAGCAAAAGTTTGTTGTTACGACAGTGGGACTGGATGAATGGAACACAGATAAGAACTTGGAAG GCAGTTCACAGAGCTCCTATAGCATCCATGACGTTTGACTCAACATCAACACTATTAGCAACAG GTTCAAGTGACAGTACAGTCAAAGTTTGGGATATTATAAAACAGTACTATACACATAACTTTAAAGGCTCCTCTGGTGTGGTAAG CTTAGTTTGTTTTCATCCCAATGCACAACTTCTCCACCTTTTTTCCGCGTCAGATGATTGTAAAATACGAATCTGGGATCTTAAGACAAGCAG GTGTCTTGCTGTGTTAGAGAGTCATTACAGTGTGGTAACATCTCTTGCATTCTCTCACTGTGGACAGTATGTGGTCAG CTCAAGTAGAGACAACGTTTTAAACATGTGGAATTTATCTAACAAAAAACTTTTGAGGACAGTCCCTGCTTTTGAG GGAGTTGAGTCAGTTGTTATGCTACCCATTGGAATAGACTGTCCTGGGTGTGATGATAAAAGTATAGAATACTTCATTACTGCAGGAAGCAAAG GCCAGCTAAGGGTCTGGAAGTTTTCAGATGGCAAGTGTGTGTTTAGTAAAACAGTTCTACAtgctaaaaataacaaaaacaaagagagcAGCAAAGATGAGAGTGGACAGCAGATTGTACATGCCACTCTATGCCGCACCTTGGGAATGATTGCAGTGGTAACCTTTGATCATAACATTGTACTTCATGAGCTTGCATCTCTCACAAGAACTAAACAG TTTGTAGGATACAACGATGAAATACTGGACCTATCTTTTGTTGGTGCAGATGAGAACCATTTAGCTGTAGCTACTAACAGCAGTCAACTAAGAATTTATGACTTAACAACCATGAACTGCCAGTTATTAGAAGGACATACAGACACTATTTTGTCTTTAGAGGTCAACAACAATGGCAATAGACTGGTTACTGGCTCAAAG gATAATACAATTCGGATTTGGAAGATGACAAGTGAAACTGAGTTTAAGTGTGTTGCTGTTGGAGTGGGGCATACCCATGCTGTGGCTACTGTTGCATGGTCCAG GCTTAACAGCAGCTTTGTTGCAAGTGGGAGCCAGGATAATACAATCAAGATATGGAATGTGCCTTCCGTTGTGGACAAC GATGTGCCAGTCAAGATGACAGTTAAATTCACTGAAAAGGCACATGATAGG GATATCAATTCCATTACAGTTTCACCTAATGACAAGCTCCTTGCAACTGGTTCACAAGATAAAACTGCAAGG ATATGGGTTATAGCAAGTGGTTCATCGTTAGGAACTTTACGTGGTCACAAGAAAGGTGTTTGGTGCGTAAAATTCTCACCTGTGGATCAGTGCCTAGCCACATCATCTGCTGATTCCACTATCAAGATATGGGCCTTGTCTGATCTGACATGTGTCAAGACATTTGAGGGACACACAAGTTCAGTTTTAAGGATATGCTTTATAACCAGAGGGATGCAGCTTATATCAAG TGGCTCTGAGGGTCTTCTCAAGTTATGGACAATAAAAACCAATGAATGCATCAAGACATTTGATCAGCATTTAGATAAG GTCTGGAGCATAGCAGTTAATAAAAGTCAAGATCAAATTGTTTCGGGAGGTGCTGATTCAGTGATTAACGTCTGGAAG GATGTGAGTGAAACTGAAAAGGAAGAGGCACAAGCTGCATTAGAAGAGAATGTGCTAAA ACAGCAAGAGTTGTCCAATCTCATCAGTAGTAAGAAATACCTTGAGGCTATAGCTTTGGCTATTACACTCAACCAGCCTTTTAGAGTTCTTAGCATCATTAAAG ATGTTCTTCTTGTTCAGAATGGATTGGAAGAATTAACAAAGGCTGTTACATCTTTTAGGGAAGATCAGCTTG ATGTCATCTTAAGGTTTCTTGTGGAATGGAATACCAACTCCAAGAATTGCCATGTTGCCCAGACAG AAAAGCACTTTCAAAGGATGAATCGGCTTTTACAG cAAATGGAGTTCATTGAGTACACCTGGCAATCAATGAAGCTTTCAGCTCCTCTCACCAGTCTCCCTCA GAGCATTGGAGAACCATCACAAGCTGTATCTACTAGCAGTGGTGCTGAGGACTGCAGACTAACCAGGAGTACTGATAACTCACCGGAGGATCATCAGACATCTGAAAACATTGATTTACCATCCTCTCCAGTGGAAGTAAACTACACAAATGGCAGACATACTGAGGAAACCtcagaagaagaagaggaaatgaATAGAGAACACATGGCTGATGTTGAAGGAGAAACAGAGATACGTGTCATGACAAAGcgcaagaaaacaaagaagcttCATGAG GAGGTTCCACAAGAAAGGAAGAAAGCCAAACataaaatacagcaaaaaaagacaaagacaatGAAAACTGAAAGCAAGAAAGaacagcacaagaaaaagcgaaaaacaaaaactgcctaA